Proteins found in one Calypte anna isolate BGI_N300 chromosome 10, bCalAnn1_v1.p, whole genome shotgun sequence genomic segment:
- the LCTL gene encoding lactase-like protein gives MRLNTAEDFQWTKNNPGSFYYGTFPDGFLWGVGSSAYQTEGAWDKDGKGPSIWDVFTHKKGTVFRNETGDSACDGYYKVKNDIQLLKELKVNHYSFSISWPRIMPTGIRTEQLNEKGIQFYNDTINSLLENNITPIVSLYHWDLPQALQEKYGGWQNISMINYFNDYANLCFEKFGDRVKHWITFSNPWAVAEKGYETGEHAPGLKLSGCGAYKAAHHIIKSHAEVWHSYNNTWRSEQQGMVGISLTSAWGEPIDPYDQTDREAAERYIQFNLGWFANPIYRGDYPEVMKNYVGRKSTQQGLGTSRLPTFSGQEKTYIKGTSDFLGIGHFTARYVVQKSFPLLPVPSYKTDGDLAELVDPNWPAPGPNWLYSVPWGFRRLLNFIKTQYGNPLIYVTENGVSDKAECTQLCDEWRIEYLKGYINEILKALKDGVNVKGYTAWSLLDKFEWDKGFSERFGFYHIDFKSKNKTRYPKASVEYYKKIISANGFPNAREVENWHQKAMDTCATTHQLLATDSLVTHMEMVTEIALPILFMLSILISIVLLIFYLQNHS, from the exons ATGAGGCTGAACACAGCTGAGGATTTCCAATGGACAAAGAATAATCCAGGCTCTTTCTATTATGGCACTTTTCCAGATG GTTTTTTATGGGGTGTTGGAAGCTCTGCATACCAGACTGAAGGGGCCTGGGACAAGGATGGGAAAGGACCAAGTATCTGGGATGTTTTTACTCACAAGAAAGGGACAGTGTTCAGAAATGAAACAGGAGATTCAGCATGTGATGGCTACTATAAGGTTAAG AATGACATTCAGTTGCTGAAGGAGCTGAAAGTTAATCACTATTCATTCTCTATCTCGTGGCCTCGGATTATGCCCACTGGCATCAGGA cagagcagctgaatgAGAAGGGAATCCAGTTCTACAATGATACAATAAATAGTCTTCTGGAAAACAATATTACCCCTATTGTGAGCCTCTATCACTGGGACCTTCCACAG GCTCTCCAAGAAAAGTATGGTGGCTGGCAGAATATAAGCatgataaattatttcaatgaTTATGCAAATCTGTGTTTTGAGAAGTTTGGTGATCGTGTGAAACATTGGATCACTTTCAGTAACCCTTGG GCAGTTGCTGAAAAGGGTTATGAAACAGGAGAGCATGCACCAGGACTGAAACTCAGTGGGTGTGGAGCATACAAAGCAGCACATCACATCATCAAG AGTCATGCAGAGGTTTGGCACTCTTACAATAACACCTGGCGAAGTGAGCAGCAAG GTATGGTTGGAATTTCCCTAACCAGTGCCTGGGGTGAACCTATTGATCCTTACGACCAAACAGACAGAGAGGCTGCTGAAAGATACATCCAGTTCAACTTGGGATGGTTTGCAAACCCAATTTACAGAGGAGATTATCCAGAAGTTATGAAGAATTATGTAG GTAGGAAGAGCACCCAGCAGGGCCTGGGGACATCAAGATTACCAACTTTCTCAGGGCAAGAGAAAACCTACATTAAAGGCACCTCAGATTTCCTGGGAATTGGTCATTTCACTGCTCGGTACGTGGTACAGAAGagcttccccctcctcccagtaCCCAGTTACAAGACTGATGGTGATCTGGCTGAACTGGTGGACCCAAACTGGCCAGCTCCAGGACCTAACTGGTTATATTCTGTGCCGTGGGGATTCAGAAGATTACTCAACTTCATTAAG ACACAGTATGGGAACCCCCTCATTTATGTGACAGAGAATGGAGTTTCTGACAAGGCAGAGTGCACTCAGCTGTGTGATGAGTGGAGGATAGAGTATCTGAAAGGATATATTAATGAGATACTGAAAG CTCTAAAGGATGGTGTTAATGTCAAGGGTTACACTGCCTGGTCACTGCTGGATAAATTTGAATGGGACAAAGGCTTTTCTGAGAGATTTGGATTTTATCacattgattttaaaagcaagaacaaaacaagataCCCAAAGGCATCTGTTGAGTATTACAAAAAGATTATCAGTGCAAATGGATTCCCAAATGCAAGAGAG GTGGAAAACTGGCACCAGAAAGCCATGGACACTTGTGCTACCACTCACCAACTCCTTGCTACAG ATTCCCTGGTTACTCACATGGAAATGGTGACAGAGATTGCTCTTCCTATACTATTCATGCTCTCCATACTCATCAGCATTGTCCTACTAATATTCTACCTTCAAAATCACAGTTAG